A window of Cottoperca gobio chromosome 16, fCotGob3.1, whole genome shotgun sequence contains these coding sequences:
- the ptdss1a gene encoding phosphatidylserine synthase 1 — protein MASVYSGSHTLSKDDVNYRMHFRMINEQQVEDITIEFFYRPHTITLLTCTVLSLMYFAFTRDDGNPNNNLWVGLILVISFFLVISVLAFPNGPFTRPHPAIWRIVFGLSVLYFLFLVLVIFLNWKQVKQLMYWLDPNLRYAKREADIMDYAVNCHDITWERILSHFDIFAFSHFWGWGMKALLIRSYGLCWTISITWELTELFFMHLLPNFAECWWDQVILDILLCNGGGIWLGMTVCRFLEMRTYHWASIKDIHTTTGKIKRAALQFTPASWTYVRWLDPKSSLQRVMGVYLFMIIWQLTELNTFFLKHIFIFPASHALSWCRILFVGIITAPTVRQYYAYLTDTQCKRVGTQCWVFGAIAFLEALGCIKFGQDLFSKTQILYVILWLLCLAFITFLCLYGMVWYAENYGPNEKSLSECEDSYNEFAEHMAEEFKEESDVEYDDDSPITRRRGKGSGNTKSINGLDSQ, from the exons ATGGCGTCCGTGTACAGCGGATCCCACACCTTGAGCAAGGATGATGTGAATTACAGGATGCATTTCCGAATGATAAACGAGCAGCAGGTGGAAGATATCACGATAGAGTTCTTCTACAGACCGCACACGATAACGTTGCTGACATGCACGGTGCTCAGTTTGATGTATTTCGCGTTCACAAG AGATGATGGAAATCCCAACAATAATCTCTGGGTGGGGCTCATCCTGGTCATCTCCTTCTTCCTTGTGATCAGTGTTTTGGCATTTCCTAACG GTCCATTCACCAGACCACATCCAGCAATATGGCGAATTGTTTTTG GTCTGAGTGTCCTCTACTTCCTGTTCCTGGTTCTGGTCATCTTCCTAAACTGGAAGCAGGTGAAGCAACTAATGTATTGGTTGGATCCAAACCTGCGTTACGccaagagagaggcagacataATG GATTATGCTGTGAACTGCCATGACATCACCTGGGAGAGAATCCTGagtcattttgacatttttgcattcAGCCATTTCTGGGGCTGGGGTATGAAGGCCCTGCTCATTCGAAGTTATGGCCTCTGTTGGACCATCAGTATTACCTGGGAGCTTACCGAG CTATTCTTCATGCATCTGCTGCCTAACTTTGCTGAGTGCTGGTGGGACCAGGTGATTCTGGACATCCTGCTGTGTAATGGAGGAGGCATCTGGCTTGGCATGACTGTCTGCCGCTTTTTGGAGATGAGGACCTACCACTGGGCCAGTATTAA GGACATCCACACCACCACGGGGAAGATCAAACGCGCCGCTCTACAGTTCACCCCTGCGAGCTGGACCTACGTACGCTGGCTTGACCCAAAGTCTTCCCTGCAGCGAGTGATGGGAGTCTATCTGTTCATGATCATCTGGCAG CTAACAGAGTTGAACACGTTCTTCCTCAAGCACATTTTCATCTTTCCCGCAAGCCATGCTCTTAGCTGGTGTCGGATCCTGTTCGTTGGTATCATCACGGCTCCAACAGTGAG GCAGTATTATGCGTacctcacagacacacagtgcaAGAGAGTTGGGACGCAGTGCTGGGTGTTTGG AGCAATAGCTTTTCTGGAGGCCCTGGGATGTATTAAGTTTGGAcaggacttgttttcaaagacaCAGATCCTCTATGTGATCCTCTGGCTGCTGTGTTTG GCCTTCATTACATTCCTGTGTCTGTATGGAATGGTGTGGTATGCTGAAAATTATGGTCCAAATGAAAAG AGCCTCTCAGAATGTGAAGACAGTTACAATGAATTTGCTGAACATATGGCAGAAGAATTTAAAG AGGAGTCAGATGTGGAGTACGACGACGACAGCCCGATAACCAGACGTAGAGGGAAGGGCTCCGGAAACACCAAATCCATCAACGGCCTGGACAGCCAGTAG
- the LOC115021474 gene encoding LOW QUALITY PROTEIN: E3 ubiquitin-protein ligase NHLRC1-like (The sequence of the model RefSeq protein was modified relative to this genomic sequence to represent the inferred CDS: deleted 1 base in 1 codon): protein MAESPASPSRGTLSAEGILREIQINLLECKVCFEKFSTQQREHRPQNLSCGHVLCLECIRALSHPLLRKLECPFCRQLCSVDSTSHCQALSDLQELLLFRSPTTSAPPHRAKGGLGLAAGLTSTALHLCTAFGGWGTLINPTGIAILGSSGTIVVVHDGEKRVAVFSPQGRKLHSFGRRGQGSGEICFPMDVAVTPCGHVVVTDAGDKAVKVFTSRGNHVLTVKHSLQMPWGVDTDSCGHILFSDVQAGTLSQVKVDYTQGLVLEHQTVISDLQHPKAVDCCRMTGNTAVMEHLPDDTYPPGKHRHTRLRVFTKDFHLLYQTDSFSLMLQSTVRLNMSGVAFDRDGDAIVIDSNQGMVWSLGKLQDGPALTPLVGDDLIRPVGLVTLNNTLIVLDSGDHTVKIYSAKSDAGPMI from the exons ATGGCCGAGAGTCCTGCTTCCCCGAGTCGTGGCACCCTGAGTGCTGAGGGGATTCTGAGAGAGATCCAGATCAACTTGCTGGAGTGTAAAGTCTGCTTCGAGAAGTTCAGCACTCAGCAGAGGGAGCACAGACCACAGAACCTTTCCTGCGGCCATGTTCTCTGTCTGGAATGCATCAGGGCTCTGTCCCACCCTCTCCTGAGGAAGCTGGAGTGT CCGTTCTGTCGACAGCTGTGCAGTGTTGACAGCACCTCCCACTGCCAGGCTCTTAGTgacctgcaggagctgctgttGTTCCGGAGTCCCACTACCTCTGCCCCTCCACACAGGGCAAAGGGAGGCCTTGGCTTGGCTGCAGGTCTGACATCCACAGCTCTGCACCTGTGCACAGCTTTTGGAGGATGGGGGACTCTTATCAACCCTACTGGGATAGCCATTTTGGGATCTTCAGGGACAATAGTCGTGGTGCatgatggagagaagagggTGGCAGTGTTCAGTCCGCAAGGCAGAAAGCTGCACAGTTTTGGGCGAAGAGGACAAGGCAGTGGGGAGATCTGCTTCCCAATGGATGTGGCGGTGACTCCCTGTGGTCACGTGGTGGTGACTGATGCAGGGGATAAAGCTGTGAAGGTTTTCACCTCCAGAGGGAACCACGTGTTAACGGTGAAACATTCCCTCCAGATGCCCTGGGGTGTGGATACAGATAGCTGTGGGCACATCCTGTTCTCAGACGTCCAGGCCGGCACGCTGTCTCAGGTAAAAGTGGACTATACTCAGGGTCTCGTTCTAGAGCATCAAACAGTCATTTCAGACCTGCAGCATCCAAAAGCGGTGGACTGCTGTCGGATGACTGGGAACACTGCAGTGATGGAGCATTTACCTGATGACACATATCCACCAGGGAAGCACCGACACACGAGGCTGAGAGTGTTTACAAAAGACTTCCACCTCCTTTATCAGACGGACAGTTTCAGCCTGATGCTGCAGTCTACAGTGAGGCTGAACATGTCAGGCGTGGCCTTCGACAGAGATGGAGATGCGATTGTGATTGACTCCAATCAGGGGATGGTTTGGAGTTTGGGGAAGCTCCAGGATGGCCCCGCCCTGACCCCACTTGTGGGAGATGACCTCATCCGCCCAGTTGGGCTGGTGACACTGAACAACACGCTCATCGTTCTGGACAGTGGAGACCATACAGTGAAGATTTATTCTGCTAAATCTGATGCTGGGCCCATGATATAG